The window CACCGAGTTGACGGGGGTGCGCAGTTCGTGGCTCACGTTCGCCCAGAAGCGCGTCTTGGCCTCACTTGCCTGCCGCAACTGGTGCGATTTCTCCTCCAGTTCGGCGTAGAGCGCGACCACGCCCCGGTTGGTCTCCTCCAGCTCCTCGGACAGCTCGGAGTAGAGGGCGACCACCCCCCGGTTGGTCTCCTCCAGTTCCTCGTTGAGCCGGCGGAGCTCCTCGCGCTGGGCCCGCGACTCCTCCAGGGCCGCGATCAGATCGCTGGTCTGGGCCCGGGCGTCCTCCAGGACGCTGCTGCCCGTGTGCTGCACGAGCAGGTCCCGGACCCGCTGCACGCCGTCGGCGGTGTGCGTGCCGGCGGTGAGCTGCTGCTCGACCGACAGCGTCCGGGAGCGGGCCTCGTGGTGCACCGTGACCAGCCGGGAGGCCGCGCGCAGCGATTCGTCACCGGGGCCGGGGCCGTCCCCCCAGAGGAGCGCCGCGCGCAGCACGGGCGGCGCTCCGGGCACCGCGCTCAGGGTGACCCTCAGCCCGGACGAGCCGAGCAGGTCGCGGCCGAGTTCGCTCAGGGCGGTCGCCAGTCGTGTCTGGTCCTGCCGTTCGGCCCCCAGCGCCTGCGCCGCCGCCTTGCCGGTGCGGCGCAGGGCGAAGACGTCCTGCTCGGTGGTCAGGGCGATCGTCACCAGATGCGCGGTGCCGTCCGCCGGGGTCGAAGTCACCAGTGCCCCTTCACTACGGCGACGCCCGCGTCGTCGCGGCGTACGCCGGCCTCCCGCAGCAGCTGGGCGGCTGCCACCAGGGGCGAGTGCTCCAGGAAGCCGGGCAGGGAGGACGGCGTCCAGCGTTCGGTGAGCCCGTCCGAGTGCATGACCACGCCACCGTGGCGCGGGAGTTCCTGGCGTACGGCGCGGAGGTTCGGAAGCTGGTGCCCGACGATCCCCGGTGCGGAGAGCAGGGAGCGCCTGCCGTTGGTCTCCGAGTCGACGACGAACGTGCTCACGTTGCCCACGCCGCAGAAGAGCAGGCTCCTGGTGAGCGGTTCGACGCGCACGACGGCGACCGCGCCGCCGCGGCTGCCGCGCAGGGCCTTGTGGATCTCGGTGATCACGCCCGCGGGGTCCTCGGACCGGCTCTCGCGGAAGGCGGTCACGGCCGCCTCGGAGGCCCGGTGGGCCAGTGGGCCGTGTCCGAGGCCGTCGCAGAACATCAGCAGCAGTGCGGGCCCTTCGGCCTCCCCCTTCGACGCCGGTGCCACCTTCGTCTGCCGGGGCCGGTCCGGGGCCGGCCGGAATCCGGTGAGCGCGGCCCACCCGAGCGGGTCGGCGGCGGGCTCGCGTGCCGCGACCCGGTGCGTGGCCGCGGCCGTCGGCTCCGCCGTGCTCCCCCCGGCCACGCGCGCGGCCCAGGCGTCCCCGCACACCACCTCACCGGTGATGGGCCGGGTGATGCCCGCGACGACCGGCTCCCCCGGTGGAGCGGAACGCCGGGCGGCGTCCCTGGTCCAGAACCGGGCGGTCAGCACGGTCCCCCGCCCCGGCAGTGAATGGACGTCGAAGCTGTCGGCCAGGCGGGTGATCGCCCCCAGGCCGATCCCCAGCGTTCCCGCGGACGACGTGCCGTCCACGAGACACCGGGCGATGTCCGGCATGCCGGGGCCGTCGTCCGTCGTGACGATCTCGAGGCCGGCGTCCTGTTCGGTGCGCACGATCCGGAGCAGCAGCGCGCCGTCGACGGCGTGCTTGCGCAGGTTGGTGGCCGCCTCGCTCACCGCGAGGGACACCTCGGCGCAGCGCTGCTCGTCGAAACCGAGGCGCCTGGCGAGCGCCGCCGCGGCTCCCCTCGTCGACGCGGGAAGCGACTCGTCGTCACGGAACCACGCGACGTCCTCGGATTCCAGCAGGGTCAGCGGGCCCATTTGGTCACCGCAACCTGCGTGCCCCGGCCGACCTCCGTGTCGAGCGTGAAGTCGTCGACCAGCCGCCGGGCTCCGCTGAGTCCCAGGCCGAGACCGCCGCCCGACGTCCAGCCGTCGGTCAGGGCCAGGTCCAGGTCGGGGATGCCGGGGCCGGAGTCCTCGAAGACGGCGGTGACACCCACCCGGCTGTCCTGGCGGACGAGGCCGGTGCGCATGACGCCGCCGCCCCCGTAGACCAGGGTGTTGCGGGCGAGTTCGCTCGCCGCGGTGACCAGCTTCGTCTGGTCGACCAGCGAGAGCCTGCACCGCTGGGCGAGGGTGCGCACCAGCTGGCGGGCCCGCACCACGTCGTCGTTCGACGTGATGGTGACGGTCTCGTGATCGGCGTCCGGGACGGGCCGGGACCCGCTCACGGCTTCGCCGGAGGACGGCTGTCGGGCCGGGCCAGCATGTCGAGCCCCTTCTCCAGTGTGAGAGCCGTGCGTACGCCGCCGAGTGAGAGTCCCAGCTCGACCAGCGTGATGGCGACGGCCGGCCGCATGCCGACGACGACGGTCTCGGCGTCCAGCATGTGGGAGATGGCGGCCGTGGTGGCGAGCATGCGGCCGACGAACGAGTCGACGATCTCCACCGCGGTGATGTCGATGACCACGCCCGTCGCACCGGTCGCCACGATCCGCGCCGCGAGGTCGTCCTGCAGATCGAGGACGGTCTGGTCCTCGAGGTCGACCTGGATGGAGACCAGCAGGACGTCGCCGATCTTCAGCACGGGGACTCGCTCGGTCACGCCCGTCCTCCGGCCCCGCCGAGCTCCACGCTGTTGCGGCGCAGTGCGTGCTTGAGGGCGTCCGCGAGCGTCGCCTTGGTGACGATGTCGCCGAACTGGATGCCCAGTGCCACGATCGTCTGGGCGATCTGGGGGCGGATGCCCGAGATCGTGCACTCGGCGCCCATCAGCCGCGCCGCGACCACGGTCTTGAGCAGGTGCTGGGCGACCTCGGTGTCGACGGCGGGGACGCCCGTGATGTCGATGATCGCCTGGTCGGAGCCGGTGTCGACGAGGGTCTGGAGGAGCTTCTCCATGACGACCTGGGTGCGCGCCGAGTCCAGGGTGCCGACCAGGGGGACGGCGACGACGCCCTCCCACAGCTTCACCACCGGGGTGGACAGTTCCATCAGCTGCTCGGACTGGGCGCTGATGATCTCCTCACGCGCCTTCGCGTACACCTCGATGGTGTACAGCCCGAGCGCGTCCATGAGACGGCTCAGCCGGAGGTAGGCGTGGATGTCCTCGGCCGACGTCTCGGTCGTCGGTTCGAGGATCTCCTTGCAGGCGAGCACGCTGATCGCGGTCTCGGTCGGGGAGAAGCCCTGCCGTGCGCGGTTCCGGGACAGTTCACCGAGGAGGGCGCGGACCTCGGCGTACTTCTCGCCCTGCCAGTCGAATCCGCCCTCCCTGAGGCCGTCCACTAGCGCCGAGTACAGCTCGCGCAGCTCACGGTCCAGTTCGGCGAAGGA is drawn from Streptomyces sp. NBC_00178 and contains these coding sequences:
- a CDS encoding anti-sigma regulatory factor is translated as MSGSRPVPDADHETVTITSNDDVVRARQLVRTLAQRCRLSLVDQTKLVTAASELARNTLVYGGGGVMRTGLVRQDSRVGVTAVFEDSGPGIPDLDLALTDGWTSGGGLGLGLSGARRLVDDFTLDTEVGRGTQVAVTKWAR
- a CDS encoding STAS domain-containing protein, whose product is MAEQEISTRLVGLLTEQRESLGAAWVQTVSQTLRGRVSFAELDRELRELYSALVDGLREGGFDWQGEKYAEVRALLGELSRNRARQGFSPTETAISVLACKEILEPTTETSAEDIHAYLRLSRLMDALGLYTIEVYAKAREEIISAQSEQLMELSTPVVKLWEGVVAVPLVGTLDSARTQVVMEKLLQTLVDTGSDQAIIDITGVPAVDTEVAQHLLKTVVAARLMGAECTISGIRPQIAQTIVALGIQFGDIVTKATLADALKHALRRNSVELGGAGGRA
- a CDS encoding STAS domain-containing protein; its protein translation is MTERVPVLKIGDVLLVSIQVDLEDQTVLDLQDDLAARIVATGATGVVIDITAVEIVDSFVGRMLATTAAISHMLDAETVVVGMRPAVAITLVELGLSLGGVRTALTLEKGLDMLARPDSRPPAKP
- a CDS encoding ATP-binding SpoIIE family protein phosphatase; the protein is MGPLTLLESEDVAWFRDDESLPASTRGAAAALARRLGFDEQRCAEVSLAVSEAATNLRKHAVDGALLLRIVRTEQDAGLEIVTTDDGPGMPDIARCLVDGTSSAGTLGIGLGAITRLADSFDVHSLPGRGTVLTARFWTRDAARRSAPPGEPVVAGITRPITGEVVCGDAWAARVAGGSTAEPTAAATHRVAAREPAADPLGWAALTGFRPAPDRPRQTKVAPASKGEAEGPALLLMFCDGLGHGPLAHRASEAAVTAFRESRSEDPAGVITEIHKALRGSRGGAVAVVRVEPLTRSLLFCGVGNVSTFVVDSETNGRRSLLSAPGIVGHQLPNLRAVRQELPRHGGVVMHSDGLTERWTPSSLPGFLEHSPLVAAAQLLREAGVRRDDAGVAVVKGHW